The Hymenobacter oligotrophus genome has a window encoding:
- a CDS encoding 1,4-dihydroxy-2-naphthoate polyprenyltransferase — protein sequence MTTSSDITPRNPSLIGAWVSAFRPRTLPLALASILMGGFLAASRHEFNGAVIGLAALTTVLLQVLSNLANDYGDSQNGADSVHREGPQRAVQSGAISPAAMKQGMYVFGALSLASGLWLLWVALGASGLWLFVGFLLLGLGAIWAAINYTAGARPYGYAGLGDVSVFLFFGLVGVCGSYFLQTRELPYEVLLPAVSLGCFSTAVLNVNNIRDMRSDELAGKITIPVRLGARRARVYHGLLLLVGLGAAAAYVLQHHRSPWQWLFVGAVPLLVFNGVQVWQRQQPAQLDPLLKQMAMSTLLFVLLFGIGQLL from the coding sequence TTGACAACCTCTTCTGATATCACCCCGCGAAACCCAAGCCTCATCGGGGCTTGGGTTTCGGCTTTCCGGCCGCGCACCTTGCCGTTGGCCCTGGCCAGTATTCTGATGGGTGGCTTTCTGGCCGCCAGCCGCCACGAGTTTAACGGGGCGGTGATTGGGCTTGCTGCGCTTACCACGGTGCTGCTGCAAGTGCTCAGCAACCTCGCCAACGACTACGGCGACTCGCAAAACGGCGCCGACAGCGTGCACCGCGAGGGGCCGCAGCGCGCCGTGCAAAGCGGCGCTATTTCGCCGGCAGCCATGAAGCAGGGCATGTACGTGTTCGGGGCGTTGTCGCTGGCCTCGGGCTTGTGGCTGCTGTGGGTGGCCCTAGGTGCCTCGGGGCTGTGGCTGTTCGTGGGCTTCCTGCTGCTGGGGTTGGGCGCCATTTGGGCGGCCATCAACTACACGGCCGGCGCGCGGCCCTACGGCTACGCGGGCTTGGGTGATGTGTCGGTGTTTTTGTTTTTCGGGCTGGTGGGCGTGTGCGGCAGCTACTTTCTGCAAACCCGCGAGCTGCCCTACGAGGTGCTGCTGCCGGCCGTCAGTCTGGGCTGCTTTTCCACGGCGGTGCTGAACGTAAACAACATCCGCGATATGCGCTCCGATGAGCTGGCCGGCAAAATTACCATTCCGGTGCGCCTAGGTGCCCGCCGGGCCCGCGTGTACCACGGGCTGCTGCTGCTCGTGGGCCTAGGTGCCGCGGCGGCCTATGTGCTGCAGCACCACCGCTCGCCGTGGCAGTGGTTGTTTGTGGGCGCGGTACCGCTGCTGGTGTTCAACGGCGTGCAGGTATGGCAGCGGCAGCAACCTGCGCAGCTCGACCCGTTGCTGAAGCAAATGGCCATGAGTACCTTGCTGTTCGTGTTGCTGTTTGGCATTGGGCAGCTGCTTTAG
- a CDS encoding arginase → MRRIKLIEVRSELGAGTRGASLGIDALKVACLNKGSDYFRRFNAVAVPDQNHVLFDKNHFPYAKHIDSIYTVLKGIAGTVEQTLRFGEFPLVLAGDHSNAAGTIAGIKATYPHKTLGVVWIDAHADIHSPYTTPSGNVHGMPLAMALGADHRELQHNSVEPETEFFWRKIKNLGEEGPKVTPDHLVYVVVRDTEMEEDAIIAQHGIKNFKLDEFRAKGPRQVAREIYEQLRFCDLVYISFDVDSLDSRFSKGTGTPVELGLDVPEAKALCRALLENDRVVCFEMVEINPTLDSENTMASNAFEILEAATEAIQERLRLDDMVTGR, encoded by the coding sequence ATGCGACGAATTAAACTCATTGAAGTGCGCTCCGAACTGGGAGCTGGCACCCGCGGGGCAAGCCTGGGCATCGATGCCCTGAAAGTAGCCTGCCTAAACAAAGGGTCCGATTACTTCCGGCGGTTCAACGCCGTGGCCGTGCCGGACCAAAACCACGTGCTGTTCGACAAAAACCACTTTCCCTACGCGAAGCACATCGACAGCATTTACACCGTGCTCAAAGGCATTGCCGGCACGGTAGAGCAAACCCTGCGCTTTGGGGAGTTCCCGCTGGTGCTGGCCGGCGACCACAGCAACGCCGCCGGTACCATTGCCGGCATCAAGGCCACGTACCCGCACAAAACCCTCGGGGTAGTATGGATCGACGCCCACGCCGACATCCATTCGCCCTACACCACGCCCTCGGGCAACGTGCACGGCATGCCGCTGGCCATGGCCCTAGGTGCCGACCACCGTGAGCTGCAGCACAACAGCGTGGAGCCCGAAACGGAGTTCTTCTGGCGCAAAATCAAGAACCTAGGCGAAGAAGGCCCCAAGGTTACGCCCGACCACCTGGTGTACGTGGTAGTGCGCGACACCGAAATGGAAGAAGACGCCATCATTGCGCAGCACGGCATCAAAAACTTCAAGCTCGATGAGTTTCGCGCCAAAGGCCCCAGGCAGGTAGCCCGCGAGATTTACGAGCAACTGCGCTTCTGCGACCTGGTGTACATCTCGTTCGATGTCGATTCGCTTGACTCGCGCTTCAGCAAAGGCACCGGCACGCCCGTGGAGCTCGGCCTCGATGTGCCCGAAGCCAAAGCCTTGTGCCGCGCCCTGCTCGAAAACGACCGCGTGGTGTGCTTCGAGATGGTGGAAATCAACCCTACGCTCGATTCCGAAAACACCATGGCCAGCAACGCTTTCGAAATTCTGGAAGCGGCTACCGAGGCCATTCAGGAGCGCCTGCGCCTCGACGACATGGTGACCGGCCGCTGA
- a CDS encoding YbaY family lipoprotein → MNSYALLSALGAAALMGACTGPSATTSGSRGQTNTAVVRDSVTGTVAYRERIALPLNAVLRVQLQDVSRQDAPAIEVASASVEAQGRQVPLPFVLRYDTIRIDPTNTYAVQARIEVDGRLMFTNDSAYPVITRGNPKQVQMMLRRASGQ, encoded by the coding sequence ATGAATTCGTACGCGCTTCTGAGCGCCCTAGGTGCTGCCGCCTTGATGGGAGCTTGCACCGGCCCGTCGGCCACCACATCGGGCAGCCGTGGGCAAACCAACACCGCCGTTGTGCGCGACTCCGTAACCGGCACCGTGGCTTACCGCGAGCGAATTGCCCTGCCGCTCAACGCGGTGCTGCGCGTGCAACTGCAGGATGTAAGCCGCCAAGATGCCCCGGCCATCGAAGTGGCATCGGCTTCCGTCGAGGCCCAAGGCAGGCAAGTGCCGCTGCCCTTCGTGCTTCGCTACGATACCATCCGCATCGACCCTACCAACACCTACGCCGTGCAAGCCCGCATTGAAGTGGATGGCCGGCTTATGTTCACCAACGATTCGGCTTACCCGGTTATCACGCGCGGCAACCCCAAACAGGTGCAGATGATGCTACGCCGCGCCTCGGGGCAGTAA
- a CDS encoding sensor histidine kinase, with amino-acid sequence MKKIFLVDDNEYDRMLYKRYLRKQPELQNFEIYEAASGEEGLALFAQHQPDCVLLDYNLHDTDGLTLLSDFKRISPPETLCVVMITGGGSEQLAVRALNNGALDYLVKGHFDQELLAKTILHAIEKNEWRQHVARHHQQLQAVNQQLRDSLTELNKTRQQLQQSNDQLSSANAAIQARNQALDTANQQLARTNADLDNFVYAASHDLKQPVSNLSGLFDELRRSATFADPDESVVLQLVESSLHDLSSTIDGLSAVVQEQRQPGDHNAELVPLSAITNEVLQAIRPQVQESEAIVCADFAELPEVLYVRSNLRTILHNLLSNALKYRHPGRAPHVVLGTQVVAGQPVLTIRDNGLGMNLERHGAELFQLFRRFHPQVSDGTGVGLFLVNRLAQSHGGRIEVESEEGTGTTFRVFLRG; translated from the coding sequence GTGAAGAAAATCTTTCTCGTCGACGACAACGAGTACGACCGGATGCTGTACAAGCGCTATTTGCGCAAACAGCCCGAGTTACAGAATTTCGAAATTTACGAGGCCGCTTCGGGCGAGGAAGGCCTGGCTTTGTTTGCCCAGCACCAGCCCGATTGCGTGCTGCTCGATTACAACCTGCACGATACCGACGGCCTGACACTGCTCAGTGATTTTAAGCGCATCTCGCCGCCCGAAACCCTGTGCGTGGTAATGATTACGGGCGGCGGCAGCGAGCAGCTAGCGGTACGGGCGCTCAACAACGGCGCGCTCGATTATCTGGTGAAGGGCCATTTCGACCAGGAGCTGCTGGCCAAAACCATTCTTCACGCCATCGAGAAAAACGAGTGGCGCCAGCACGTGGCCCGGCACCACCAGCAGTTGCAGGCCGTAAACCAGCAGTTGCGCGATTCGCTCACCGAGCTAAACAAAACGCGCCAACAGCTGCAGCAGAGTAACGACCAGCTTTCCTCGGCCAACGCGGCCATTCAGGCCCGCAACCAGGCCCTCGATACCGCCAACCAGCAGCTGGCCCGCACCAACGCCGACCTCGACAACTTTGTGTACGCGGCCTCGCACGACCTGAAGCAACCGGTAAGCAACCTCAGCGGCCTGTTCGACGAACTGCGCCGCAGCGCCACCTTCGCCGACCCCGACGAATCGGTGGTGTTGCAGTTGGTTGAGTCGTCGTTGCACGATTTGTCGAGCACCATCGATGGCCTTTCGGCCGTGGTGCAGGAGCAGCGCCAACCCGGCGACCACAACGCCGAACTCGTGCCGCTTTCGGCCATTACCAACGAGGTGCTGCAAGCCATTCGGCCGCAGGTTCAGGAAAGCGAGGCCATCGTTTGCGCCGATTTTGCCGAGCTACCCGAAGTGCTGTACGTGCGCAGCAACCTGCGCACCATTTTGCACAATTTGCTCAGCAACGCCCTCAAGTACCGCCACCCCGGGCGGGCGCCCCACGTGGTGCTCGGCACGCAAGTGGTGGCAGGCCAGCCGGTGCTCACCATTCGCGACAACGGCTTGGGCATGAACCTCGAGCGGCACGGCGCCGAGCTGTTTCAGCTGTTTCGGCGCTTTCATCCGCAGGTGAGCGACGGCACCGGCGTGGGCTTGTTTTTGGTGAACCGCCTGGCGCAGTCGCACGGCGGCCGCATCGAGGTAGAAAGCGAAGAAGGCACCGGCACCACGTTTCGGGTGTTTTTGCGGGGCTGA
- a CDS encoding type III PLP-dependent enzyme domain-containing protein, protein MDTYHDLISQTFDFPSQEFTVEGNELRFHGIPLMDLIRKHGTPLRLTYLPKISENIQRAKQWFRQGIEKIDYQGSYTYCYCTKASHFAFVVEEALKNDVHIETSSGYDMHIVRALYGKGRINKQTYIIANGFKRERYKRYLTEFMNDGFVNCMPILDNLSEIEYYKEHVHADTRANLGIRLASDEEPRFQFYTSRLGVRYADAIPLYEEQIKNDPRFELTMLHYFINTGIKDTSYYWSELRRFVHKYCELRKVCPTLHTIDIGGGLPIQTSIQPEYDYPYMIEEVLRTIQRICREEGVPEPHIFTEFGIFTVGESGAHIYNILDEKLQNDKELWYMIDGSFITNLPDTWALNQRFIMLALNGWERNYKKIQLGGLTCDSQDYYNAEKHIYQVFLPERGQEKPLYVGFFHTGAYQEQLSGYGGIKHCLIPAPKHVILDRDADGSVRDWEFAPEQDPESMMRILGYA, encoded by the coding sequence ATGGATACATACCACGACCTGATTAGCCAAACCTTCGACTTTCCTTCGCAGGAGTTCACCGTCGAGGGCAACGAGCTGCGCTTTCATGGCATTCCGCTGATGGATTTGATCCGGAAACACGGTACGCCGCTGCGCCTTACCTACTTGCCCAAAATCAGCGAAAACATTCAACGCGCCAAGCAGTGGTTTCGGCAGGGCATCGAGAAAATCGACTACCAAGGCAGCTACACTTACTGCTACTGCACTAAGGCCTCGCACTTTGCTTTTGTGGTGGAGGAAGCCCTGAAAAACGACGTGCACATCGAAACCTCCTCGGGGTACGACATGCACATTGTGCGCGCGCTCTACGGCAAGGGCCGCATCAACAAGCAGACGTACATCATCGCCAACGGCTTTAAGCGCGAGCGGTACAAGCGCTACCTCACCGAGTTCATGAACGACGGCTTCGTGAACTGCATGCCCATTCTCGATAACCTGTCGGAAATCGAGTACTACAAGGAGCACGTGCACGCCGATACCCGCGCCAACCTGGGCATTCGTTTGGCTTCCGACGAGGAGCCGCGCTTCCAGTTTTACACCTCGCGCCTGGGCGTGCGCTACGCCGATGCCATTCCGCTGTACGAAGAGCAGATCAAAAACGACCCGCGCTTCGAGCTGACGATGCTGCACTACTTCATCAACACGGGCATCAAGGACACCTCCTACTACTGGTCGGAGCTGCGCCGCTTTGTGCACAAGTACTGCGAGCTGCGCAAGGTGTGCCCCACGCTGCACACCATCGACATCGGCGGCGGCCTGCCCATCCAAACCTCCATTCAACCCGAGTACGACTACCCGTACATGATTGAGGAAGTGCTACGCACCATTCAGCGCATTTGCCGCGAAGAAGGCGTGCCCGAGCCACACATTTTCACCGAGTTCGGCATTTTCACGGTGGGCGAATCGGGGGCGCACATCTACAACATCCTCGACGAAAAGCTGCAGAACGACAAGGAATTGTGGTACATGATTGACGGCTCGTTTATCACGAACCTGCCCGATACCTGGGCCCTCAACCAACGCTTTATCATGCTGGCCCTCAACGGCTGGGAGCGTAACTACAAGAAAATTCAGCTGGGCGGCCTTACCTGCGACTCGCAGGACTACTACAACGCCGAAAAGCACATTTACCAAGTGTTTTTGCCGGAGCGCGGCCAGGAGAAACCGCTGTACGTGGGCTTTTTCCACACGGGCGCGTACCAGGAGCAGCTCTCGGGCTACGGCGGCATCAAGCACTGCCTGATTCCGGCCCCCAAGCACGTCATCCTCGACCGCGACGCCGACGGCAGCGTGCGCGACTGGGAGTTTGCCCCGGAGCAAGACCCCGAATCGATGATGCGCATCTTGGGCTACGCCTAG
- the hemG gene encoding protoporphyrinogen oxidase produces the protein MNVAIIGSGITGLATAWYLQQQGATAHVYESGNAAGGNMRTRHLPEGYVLELGPNSLQLSPELEGLIADLGLAEQIQEPGGVSGHRYVVRGGALRELPGKPQQLLFGSFFSLKGKWQALSELRRAKAAPDAHETIGHFFRRRFGQEILDYAVNPFVSGIYAGDPNQLLLHKTFPQLAALEQEHGSVLRGFARTMKGVARRRIISFRGGLQVLTDALASRLTHLHLNTRVQVFLPQGNGQYRLQLAGQPEPTELYDALILALPAYAAADLLRGLHPQQAAALGAVHYPPLTAVHTAYDRSAVQHPLNGFGALSPRVEQPVAAGTLWSSSLFPDRCPAGQVLFTSFVGGAQYETNARLPDAQLLASLRAEQQRLYGLKPDAPARLQHIYRWERSIPQFDERIIPAHAAADALEQQGIWAVANWRAGVGIPDCLRRAQQVAQKLTSAA, from the coding sequence ATGAACGTAGCAATTATAGGCAGCGGCATTACGGGCTTGGCCACGGCGTGGTACTTGCAGCAACAAGGCGCCACGGCGCACGTGTACGAGAGCGGCAATGCGGCCGGCGGCAACATGCGCACGCGCCACCTGCCCGAAGGCTACGTGCTGGAGCTGGGCCCCAACTCGCTGCAGCTCAGTCCCGAGCTCGAAGGCCTGATTGCCGACCTGGGGCTGGCAGAGCAGATTCAGGAGCCCGGCGGCGTAAGCGGGCACCGCTACGTGGTGCGCGGCGGCGCGCTGCGCGAGCTGCCGGGCAAGCCCCAGCAACTGCTGTTTGGCAGCTTTTTCAGCCTGAAGGGCAAGTGGCAGGCCCTATCGGAACTGCGCCGTGCCAAAGCCGCCCCCGATGCGCACGAAACCATTGGCCATTTTTTCCGGCGCCGCTTTGGGCAAGAAATTCTGGACTACGCGGTGAACCCGTTTGTGTCGGGCATTTACGCCGGCGACCCCAACCAGCTGTTGCTGCACAAAACGTTTCCGCAGTTGGCGGCCCTCGAGCAAGAACACGGCTCGGTGCTGCGCGGCTTTGCCCGCACCATGAAGGGCGTAGCCCGCCGCCGCATCATCTCATTTCGGGGCGGCTTGCAAGTGCTTACCGATGCCCTGGCCAGCCGCCTGACGCACCTGCACTTAAACACCCGCGTGCAGGTCTTTTTGCCGCAAGGCAACGGGCAATACCGCCTGCAGCTGGCGGGCCAGCCCGAACCTACCGAGCTGTACGACGCCCTCATCCTGGCACTACCGGCCTACGCCGCCGCCGATTTGCTCCGGGGCCTGCACCCGCAGCAGGCCGCTGCCCTAGGTGCCGTGCACTACCCGCCGCTTACGGCCGTGCACACTGCCTACGACCGCAGCGCCGTGCAGCACCCGCTCAACGGCTTTGGCGCCCTGAGCCCGCGCGTGGAGCAACCCGTGGCGGCGGGCACCTTGTGGAGCAGTTCGCTGTTTCCGGATAGGTGCCCCGCGGGGCAGGTGCTGTTCACCTCGTTTGTGGGCGGCGCCCAGTACGAAACCAACGCCCGATTGCCCGACGCGCAGCTGCTGGCTTCGCTGCGGGCCGAACAGCAACGGCTTTACGGCCTCAAGCCCGATGCCCCGGCCCGGTTGCAGCACATTTACCGGTGGGAACGAAGCATCCCTCAGTTCGATGAGCGCATCATTCCGGCGCACGCCGCGGCCGACGCCCTGGAGCAACAAGGCATTTGGGCAGTGGCCAACTGGCGCGCCGGTGTGGGCATACCGGATTGCCTGCGCCGCGCCCAGCAAGTGGCCCAAAAATTAACCTCGGCAGCATAG
- the argS gene encoding arginine--tRNA ligase: protein MQQLEQDLKAALSAAIQQVFGAAVPAEQLTIQPTRKDFAGTFTLVTFPLTKALGKGPEQIGQALGEWLQANEARVSGFNVVKGFLNLEVADAEWLRLLRQLRAQDIATPVQTGGPQRVVVEYSSPNTNKPLHLGHLRNNFLGYSVAEILKATGATVTKANLVNDRGIHICKSMLAYQQYGQGETPQSAGIKGDHLIGKYYVLFEKHYREQVRQLEAEGVSNEVAKREAPLMRHAQEMLLQWEAGDEEVVSLWRQMNGWVYEGFNDTYQRIGVDFDKFYYESETYLLGKERVEEGLDKGVFFRKDDGSVWVDLTDEGLDQKLLLRADGTSVYMTQDLGTAELKYQDYQYDSSVYVIADEQNYHMQVLKLVLKKLGKPYADAIYHLSYGMVDLPSGKMKSREGTVVDADELVQEVTDAAKQTTAELGKIEGLSEQEANQLFHTLGLGALKYYLLKVDPKKRMLFDPNESVQLQGHTGPFIQYTHARISQLRRKAAEMGIRPELTEGVATLHETERDVVQALASYASAVAEAARTYSPAVIAQYAYDLAKTYNRFYTEVPVLPEPDAAKRSLRVALSAQVADTLRQSLKLLGITAPERM, encoded by the coding sequence GTGCAACAACTCGAACAAGACCTCAAAGCTGCGCTGAGCGCGGCCATTCAGCAAGTATTTGGTGCTGCCGTGCCAGCCGAGCAGCTCACCATTCAGCCCACACGCAAAGACTTCGCGGGCACCTTCACGCTGGTTACGTTTCCGCTCACCAAAGCCCTTGGTAAGGGTCCCGAACAAATCGGGCAGGCCCTAGGCGAGTGGCTCCAAGCCAACGAAGCGCGCGTAAGCGGCTTCAACGTGGTGAAAGGCTTCCTGAACCTGGAAGTTGCCGATGCCGAGTGGCTGCGGCTGCTGCGCCAGCTGCGCGCCCAAGACATTGCCACGCCCGTGCAAACCGGCGGCCCCCAGCGTGTGGTGGTGGAGTACTCCTCGCCCAACACCAACAAGCCGCTGCACCTAGGCCACTTGCGCAACAACTTTTTGGGTTACTCGGTGGCCGAAATTCTGAAAGCCACTGGCGCCACCGTTACCAAGGCCAACCTGGTAAACGACCGTGGCATCCACATCTGTAAGTCGATGCTGGCGTACCAGCAGTACGGCCAGGGCGAAACCCCACAGAGCGCCGGCATTAAAGGCGACCACCTCATCGGCAAGTACTACGTGTTGTTCGAAAAGCACTACCGCGAGCAGGTACGGCAGCTCGAGGCCGAAGGCGTATCGAATGAAGTAGCCAAGCGCGAAGCCCCGCTGATGCGGCACGCGCAGGAAATGCTGCTGCAGTGGGAAGCCGGCGACGAGGAGGTGGTAAGCCTGTGGCGCCAGATGAACGGCTGGGTGTATGAAGGATTCAACGACACGTACCAGCGCATCGGCGTCGATTTCGACAAGTTCTACTACGAGTCGGAAACCTACTTGCTGGGCAAGGAACGGGTAGAAGAGGGCTTGGACAAGGGCGTGTTCTTCCGCAAGGACGACGGCTCGGTGTGGGTCGACCTCACCGACGAAGGCCTCGACCAGAAGCTGCTGCTCCGCGCCGATGGCACCTCGGTATACATGACGCAGGACCTAGGCACGGCCGAGCTGAAGTACCAGGACTACCAGTACGATTCGTCCGTCTACGTCATCGCCGACGAGCAGAACTACCACATGCAGGTGCTCAAGCTCGTGCTGAAAAAGCTGGGCAAGCCCTACGCCGATGCCATTTACCACCTAAGCTACGGCATGGTCGATCTGCCCTCGGGCAAGATGAAGTCGCGCGAAGGCACCGTGGTAGACGCCGACGAGCTGGTGCAGGAAGTAACCGATGCCGCCAAGCAAACCACCGCCGAGCTAGGCAAAATTGAGGGCCTGAGCGAGCAGGAGGCCAACCAGCTATTCCACACGCTAGGCCTAGGTGCGCTCAAGTACTACCTGCTGAAGGTAGACCCCAAGAAGCGCATGTTGTTCGACCCGAACGAGTCGGTGCAGTTGCAGGGCCACACGGGGCCATTTATTCAGTACACCCACGCCCGCATTTCGCAACTGCGCCGCAAGGCCGCCGAAATGGGCATCCGGCCCGAGCTGACGGAGGGCGTTGCCACGCTGCACGAAACCGAGCGCGACGTGGTGCAGGCGTTGGCCAGCTACGCATCGGCCGTGGCCGAGGCGGCCCGTACGTACTCGCCGGCCGTTATCGCCCAGTACGCTTACGACCTCGCCAAAACCTACAACCGCTTTTACACCGAAGTGCCGGTGCTGCCCGAGCCCGACGCGGCCAAGCGCAGCCTGCGCGTAGCCCTTTCGGCGCAGGTGGCCGATACGCTGCGGCAAAGCCTGAAGCTGCTCGGCATTACGGCGCCCGAGCGCATGTAA
- a CDS encoding LOG family protein codes for MKSIAVYCGSSAGTDVRYREHATQVGQTFAQRGITLVYGGGNVGLMGAVADATMANGGQAIGIIPGFLADKEVAHLGLTQLEVVDNMHQRKLRMVELAEGFIAMPGGFGTLEELFEVLTWGQLGLHRKPIGLLNVAGFYDALIHLLEHMVLQGLLRSENRRQLLVADNVDELLAQMNAWQPSNVEKWLTPSRT; via the coding sequence ATGAAATCAATTGCAGTTTATTGCGGCTCCAGCGCCGGCACCGATGTGCGCTACCGCGAGCACGCCACCCAAGTGGGCCAAACGTTTGCCCAGCGCGGCATTACGCTGGTATACGGCGGCGGCAACGTGGGCCTGATGGGCGCCGTGGCCGATGCCACCATGGCAAACGGCGGTCAGGCCATCGGCATCATCCCCGGCTTCTTGGCCGATAAAGAAGTGGCGCACCTAGGGCTGACGCAGCTCGAAGTCGTAGATAACATGCACCAGCGCAAGCTGCGCATGGTCGAGCTGGCCGAGGGCTTTATTGCCATGCCCGGCGGATTCGGTACCTTGGAAGAGTTGTTTGAGGTGCTTACCTGGGGCCAGCTGGGCCTGCACCGCAAGCCCATTGGCCTGCTGAACGTGGCCGGCTTCTACGATGCGCTTATTCACCTGCTCGAACACATGGTGCTGCAAGGCTTGCTACGCTCCGAAAACCGCCGCCAGCTGCTTGTGGCCGACAACGTGGACGAGCTGCTGGCCCAAATGAACGCCTGGCAGCCCAGCAACGTGGAAAAGTGGCTAACGCCGAGCCGCACGTAG
- a CDS encoding glutathione peroxidase — protein sequence MKSLVIYSLAAALAACGARSASTTDQPTTAMAETPATAAARGTVYDFTVTDINGKPVQLSQYKGKKLLIVNTASECGYTPQYKELEELYKKHSDRVTVLGFPANNFGGQEPGSNEQIAAFCEKNYGVTFPLFGKVSVKGDDTAPLYQFLSDKSKNGYTDEKPTWNFCKYLINEQGQVVGFYPSKVKPMSEELVSAILK from the coding sequence ATGAAATCCTTAGTTATTTACTCCCTGGCCGCCGCCCTCGCTGCCTGCGGCGCCCGCTCAGCTTCAACCACCGACCAGCCCACCACCGCCATGGCCGAAACGCCCGCAACCGCTGCCGCCCGCGGCACCGTGTACGATTTCACCGTTACCGACATCAACGGCAAGCCCGTGCAGCTCAGCCAGTACAAAGGCAAAAAGCTGCTCATCGTGAATACGGCTTCGGAATGCGGCTACACCCCGCAGTACAAGGAGCTGGAAGAGCTCTACAAAAAACACAGCGACCGGGTAACTGTGCTGGGTTTCCCGGCCAACAACTTCGGCGGGCAGGAGCCGGGCTCCAACGAGCAGATTGCCGCCTTCTGCGAGAAAAACTACGGCGTAACGTTCCCGCTCTTCGGCAAAGTATCGGTGAAGGGCGACGACACCGCGCCGCTCTACCAGTTCCTGAGCGACAAATCGAAGAACGGCTACACCGACGAAAAGCCCACCTGGAACTTCTGCAAGTACCTCATCAACGAGCAGGGGCAGGTAGTGGGCTTCTATCCTTCCAAAGTAAAGCCGATGAGCGAGGAGCTGGTATCGGCCATCCTGAAGTAA
- a CDS encoding D-glycero-alpha-D-manno-heptose-1,7-bisphosphate 7-phosphatase, with translation MNATSTAKAVFLDRDGVLNAEIGHYVWRLDEFVVLPDVPAALQRLHAAGYLLIVVTNQAGIAKGLYTSAEVAACHHKLQEACGGVIDAFYYAPGHPSVSESLMRKPDSLMLEKAMARFGLDAAQCWMVGDRPRDLQAAAKVGVRGILVGEEALVPDAPLVPNLAAAANLILRS, from the coding sequence ATGAATGCTACTTCCACGGCCAAAGCCGTTTTCCTCGACCGCGACGGCGTGCTCAATGCCGAAATCGGCCATTACGTGTGGCGCCTCGATGAATTTGTGGTGCTGCCCGATGTGCCCGCCGCCTTGCAGCGCCTGCACGCCGCCGGCTACTTGCTGATAGTGGTAACCAACCAGGCCGGTATTGCCAAGGGCCTCTATACCTCTGCCGAGGTAGCCGCCTGTCATCACAAACTGCAAGAGGCCTGCGGCGGCGTAATCGATGCGTTTTATTACGCCCCTGGGCATCCGTCGGTGTCGGAGTCGCTGATGCGCAAGCCCGATTCGCTGATGCTCGAAAAAGCCATGGCACGCTTTGGCCTCGATGCGGCCCAGTGCTGGATGGTAGGCGACCGGCCCCGCGATTTACAAGCTGCCGCCAAAGTGGGCGTGCGCGGCATATTGGTAGGCGAGGAGGCGCTGGTACCCGATGCCCCGCTTGTGCCCAACTTGGCCGCTGCTGCCAACCTGATTTTGCGCTCCTAG
- a CDS encoding polyprenol monophosphomannose synthase: protein MNDSLVIIPTYNERENAELIIRKVFSLPKAFDVLIIDDGSPDGTAAVVRGLLSEFAGRLHLEERTGKLGLGTAYLHGFKWALQRGYQYIFEMDADFSHNPDDLVRLYEACAVEDHDMSIGSRYITGVNVVNWPMDRVLMSWFASAYVRFITGMPIMDATAGFKCYTAPVLRAIDLNRIHFVGYAFQIEMKWLAYKHGFRIQEVPIIFTDRTRGASKMSKGIFKEALLGVVQMKVESWFRHFGGPKAAAPAALPQPATATHAVTSAPKTR, encoded by the coding sequence ATGAACGATTCGCTCGTCATCATACCGACCTACAACGAACGGGAAAACGCCGAGCTGATCATCCGCAAGGTTTTTTCGCTGCCGAAGGCGTTCGATGTGCTCATCATCGACGACGGCTCGCCCGATGGCACCGCCGCCGTGGTGCGCGGGCTGCTGAGCGAGTTTGCGGGCCGCCTGCACCTGGAGGAGCGCACCGGCAAACTAGGCCTGGGCACGGCATACTTGCACGGCTTTAAGTGGGCCTTGCAGCGCGGCTACCAGTACATCTTCGAGATGGATGCCGACTTTTCGCACAACCCCGACGACCTCGTGCGCCTGTACGAGGCCTGCGCCGTAGAGGACCACGATATGTCCATCGGCTCGCGCTACATCACTGGCGTAAACGTAGTAAACTGGCCCATGGACCGCGTGCTCATGTCGTGGTTTGCCTCGGCTTACGTGCGCTTTATTACGGGCATGCCCATTATGGATGCCACGGCCGGTTTTAAGTGCTACACGGCCCCAGTGCTGCGCGCCATCGATCTGAACCGCATTCACTTCGTGGGCTATGCTTTCCAGATCGAGATGAAATGGCTGGCCTACAAGCACGGCTTCCGCATTCAGGAAGTGCCCATTATCTTCACCGACCGCACCCGGGGTGCCTCCAAAATGTCGAAGGGCATTTTTAAGGAAGCATTGCTGGGCGTGGTACAAATGAAGGTAGAAAGCTGGTTTCGCCATTTCGGCGGGCCCAAGGCGGCTGCGCCGGCTGCCCTGCCCCAACCTGCCACGGCTACCCACGCCGTAACCTCCGCGCCTAAAACGCGGTAA